One region of Miscanthus floridulus cultivar M001 chromosome 19, ASM1932011v1, whole genome shotgun sequence genomic DNA includes:
- the LOC136525486 gene encoding uncharacterized protein encodes MPDFDQQFVVDCDASGPSRPFTTRHHKLAAYERKLIRLVQVVRHWRPYLWDRRFLVHTDHYSLKFLLDQRLSMVLQHQWISKLFEFDFAVKYRPRCLQSIADALSHRDADNAVKLAEAAAFVAALQALTSPPFKLLDDIRATTATDTEIFVPVLHDLRHLVIVLAHSAGHEGIQKTLFRLREDFYIPGDRVLVQDFDWACVTCQRNKTPTL; translated from the exons ATGCCGGACTTTGACCAGCAGTTCGTCGTTGACTGCGATGCGTCGGGCCCCAG CCGGCCATTCACCACTCGCCACCACAAGCTGGCCGCCTATGAGCGCAAGCTGATCAGACTTGTTCAAGTTGTACGGCACTGGCGGCCGTATCTTTGGGATCGCCGCTTCCTCGTCCACACCGACCACTACAGCCTAAAGTTCCTTCTGGACCAACGGCTATCAATGGTGCTCCAGCATCAGTGGATCAGCAAGCTGTTCGAGTTCGACTTCGCGGTGAAGTACCGCCCCAGGTGCCTCCAATCGATCGCCGATGCCCTCTCCCACCGCGACGCCGACAACGCCGTCAAGCTGGCTGAAGCCGCTGCCTTCGTCGCTGCATTGCAGGCCCTCACAAGTCCCCCTTTCAAGCTCCTCGATGACATTCGCGCCACCACAGCGACTGACACAGAG ATCTTTGTGCCGGTTCTGCACGACTTGCGCCATCTGGTGATTGTGCTGGCTCACTCCGCCGGCCACGAGGGCATTCAAAAGACCCTCTTCCGCCTGCGCGAGGACTTCTACATCCCAGGTGATCGCGTGCTTGTCCAGGACTTCGATTGGGCCTGCGTCACGTGCCAGCGCAACAAGACGCCGACCCTGTAG